In the Sediminibacter sp. Hel_I_10 genome, one interval contains:
- the rpsK gene encoding 30S ribosomal protein S11 — protein sequence MAKSSTKKRKVIVDAVGEGHVTASFNNIIISLTNKKGDVISWSSAGKMGFRGSKKNTPYAAQLAAEDAAGVAKEAGLKKIKIYVKGPGNGRESAIRSLHNAGIEVTEIIDVTPMPHNGCRPPKRRRV from the coding sequence ATGGCAAAGTCAAGTACAAAAAAACGTAAAGTAATTGTTGATGCTGTTGGAGAAGGTCACGTAACGGCTTCTTTTAACAACATTATCATCTCTTTAACCAATAAAAAAGGCGATGTGATCTCTTGGTCATCTGCTGGAAAAATGGGTTTTAGAGGTTCAAAAAAGAATACTCCTTATGCTGCTCAATTAGCTGCTGAAGATGCAGCTGGCGTAGCAAAAGAGGCAGGTCTTAAGAAAATCAAGATTTATGTAAAAGGTCCAGGTAACGGAAGAGAATCTGCTATTAGATCTTTGCATAATGCAGGAATTGAAGTAACAGAAATCATAGATGTTACTCCAATGCCACATAATGGTTGTAGACCTCCAAAAAGACGTCGCGTCTAA
- the rpsM gene encoding 30S ribosomal protein S13, whose translation MARIAGVDIPKQKRGVISLTYIYGVGRSRAQEILAAANVDENLKVDEWTDEQIGAIRDAVGSYTIEGELRSETQLNIKRLMDIGCYRGIRHRAGLPLRGQRTKNNSRTRKGRRKTVANKKKATK comes from the coding sequence ATGGCTAGAATTGCAGGGGTAGATATTCCAAAACAAAAAAGAGGAGTGATCTCATTAACTTACATCTACGGTGTAGGTAGAAGCAGAGCTCAAGAAATTTTAGCTGCGGCTAATGTTGACGAAAACTTAAAAGTTGACGAGTGGACCGATGAACAAATCGGAGCTATTCGTGATGCCGTTGGTAGTTATACTATTGAAGGTGAACTTAGATCTGAAACACAATTAAACATTAAGCGATTAATGGATATTGGTTGTTACAGAGGTATTCGTCACAGAGCAGGTCTTCCTTTAAGAGGTCAAAGAACCAAAAACAACTCTCGTACTCGTAAGGGTAGAAGAAAAACTGTTGCTAACAAGAAAAAAGCAACTAAATAA